actatcagcgaggttaatgttgatgtcgcctataattattacatttttgttttcatctgcTAGCAGTCCCATGACTTTATGGAGAGCAGTACAGAAGTCTATTGCTGATGACGAGGGTGAACGATATATGCAACCAATTATTAGGTCTTTGTTGTCCATGTTGAGGAAGTCATTTTTAAGTTCAATCCAAACGTCTTCACAATTAGTTACATTAAGTTTAAGATCGTTTCTTCGGTTGTAAGTAATATCTGAATAGATGTACAGCGCTGCGCCGCCATGGTTGCTGAACGGACGATTGGAGTATTCAGGAATAAaactagaaaaacagaaaaggtgtTTATCGTGGTCGCTCAACCAAGTTTCAGATACTCCGATGATTGAAAATGGGaaggtgaatgaagaaacgagatcggagaattcatcgaagtgcttgcGCAGACTGCGCGCATTCAAGTGCAAGACAGATCGCTGATGATTTGAAAGAAGATTGTTTAACTGGTTAGCTGTGAGATAGGTGGAAATTGTGAGACTTGCCTACGGAACAGGCGTGGCGCAAAGGTGGATTAGAGCTAGGTTATTACTGAAAGGTCGGATTCGGTTGCGATGCGAAAGACGCGGCTTTCAGTTGTTTTCTGGCCCTTGATTTGACAGTTTTCTGTCCACAGAAATCTCCAGTTCTTCGTTTTTTTCAGACTCAAGGCTTTGGAAAAGAGAGCTTTgttttcaagtgttaaatgttcaTTAACGAAGACAGGGTTCTCTTTTGCTGTTGCGAGGCCAATATTGCTCAGGCAGAGTCTAGCTTTTCGTGCTTTCGCGACGAACTCGGCTTTCTTCGTTCTCGAGCAGAAGCGAGCGATGATGTTTTTATGTTCTGTTTTAGTAGGAACACGATGAACAACGTCGAGGTCACTGGCCGTTACTGGGCAACCAATTTTGTTGCCAATAGTTTGTATGACTGTCACACAGTCCTCTCCTTGCGTGCAAGGGATGCCCTTAATCTCGACGTTGTTTAATCGAGAATATTGCTCCAGTTCGCCAACTTTCTTCTTGAGAgtgttgttgtttgcttgtaaagctttgttttcggaTTTCAGCTCTTTGTTTTCGGCGCTCAGCTTTTCGACGAGTTTGCTTAGAAATTCCACGCTAGTTTCTAAACTATCAGTTCTTTGCTTAAGTTCTACGACGTCTATGCCCGAATTGCTCGCCCTCAGCAGAAATTTCCCAAAAATGTCATCAAGAAGTTTTTCGCTTACGTTTCCAAGCTTAGATTCAATGTCATCAATTCTTTTGGCAAGCTCCGCATTAGTAGGCATTGTTCACCGACCACACCCGGAAGGCCGCACGAGACGACGCAAGCTTGGCAGTACAAGTTAACACAAATTCAGCAGCAATGTTTggcagcggctgcagcaatattgGAATCACAAATGACAATGATACAAGCGCATATGACTAACCTGCGGATACAAAGAACGCTGGTCagtctgtgttcctgttgccacaaccgctgccagaataaggtgccggtaccgctgcgcctccttataTCCTTTTCTCACggtgggctggtggcgcaagcgcaacgctggttccgatagcaccgaagattcttgagtggcgcagctgctgtaggccgggtggacacacgtggaagcagatagcggtacgttggtcacggggagtggaagacgacgacacaagccgctgcgcctccttataTCCTTTTCTCACggtgggctggtggcgcaagcgcaacgctggttccgatagcaccgaagattcttgagtggcgcagctgctgtaggccgggtggacacacgtggaagcagatagcggtacgttggtcacggggagtggaagacgacgacacaagcctgcggatacaAAGAACGCTGGTCagtctgtgttcctgttgccacaaccgctgccagaataagcaGCTACTACTAGAGACTTGCTACTAGAAGCTACTACTAGAGACTTGCTACTAGAAGCTTGCTACTAGAGACAGCAGAAGGAGCAGACTCAGACTTTATACTGTCAATGCATGTCTGTTTCTGGCTTACAACTGCTCTCAAAGGTGAAGCGAACTTCAAGAACTTTGCCTTTCCTGTCTGCAGCCAGGTCACAGCTCCATTCTTGCTTGTGCAGTGCTGCAGCCTTCCGCCTCCTCCTCGATACTACCAGTTTCCACTCCCTCTCGCCACAGTGGGAGACAGCCTCTGGCACAGCTGCTTCTTGAGCACTGGCCTCTCCTTCCCCCACATGTGAGCACACAGCAGGAGCACTCTCATGCTTTTGTGTGGCTCTCCTAGTTTTCCAGACACAAGTGGTGCTTGCACCTCGACCAGGGATCATTGGCTCAGCAGACCTCCCCTCGGCTTTTCCCCTACTTGGTACACTTGTGCCATGGAAAGTGGGGGAAAGCAGGCTGTCCCAGGTGAACCAAGCCTTGCTTCCCTTGCAACGGACACGGACACCGCCAACAAGTGAAAATCCAGCACCTTGAAGGGTTCTGGTAGGCTGGTTGGTGCCGTGCCTCTGCAAGGGAGCAGTGCTGGCTTTCCAGACAGGAGCTGGTGCTGTGGAAGGTCCACTTGCTGCTTGCAAAGAAATTAAAATATGCAAACCAAGCGGGGGAAAGTCAGCCTCGGAGATGGCAGGGATGCTGTCCTGCAGAGTCCAACTGGTCTATGAAGAAGGTGCCTGGGTCTCCTTGTAGGACTGCTGGATGCGGCTTCTCTCCAGATGGATGGACAGGGTGCAGGCCCCCTGGTACAGGAAGTCTGCCAGCACCTTGTTACCAAAGCGGCTCGGGTGGACACCATCtctgctcaggcaactgggccagTTGTCCACGAGACCACCCAGGAGTGTGTAGCCGCACTCGTGGTACTCACGGCACTCACGGTACTGCATCAGGGCTGTGTTAATCTTTTCGTAGTTATCATTCAGGTCATGCAACCATGAGGACTGAGCTTCCCATGAGCTGTACTGATTCTGCCCCCGAGGAAGAATGGCAGAAAAAGCTACATGCACCAAGGTATTTCTCTCAATGATCCCCTGAGCGAGCTGGCGATACTTGTCCATGCACACGCTGACACTGTCAACAGTGTTGTTAGTGCCAACGTGCACAATGACAACATCAAAACCAGCTAGCTTGTCAGCAATCATTGACAGCAAATGATCAATCCTTACTCCTCTATGCGCGGCAACACTGACAAACTAAGACGCGATGGGAAATACTGGTCCGCGTATTTCACCATCGAGTCACCGGCAACCAAAACACGTGTCATGTTGCAAGCAGCGCAATCTAAAATGacacctagaagaaaaaaaagagact
The sequence above is a segment of the Dermacentor variabilis isolate Ectoservices chromosome 7, ASM5094787v1, whole genome shotgun sequence genome. Coding sequences within it:
- the LOC142587297 gene encoding uncharacterized protein LOC142587297, which produces MIADKLAGFDVVIVHVGTNNTVDSVSVCMDKYRQLAQGIIERNTLVHVAFSAILPRGQNQYSSWEAQSSWLHDLNDNYEKINTALMQYRECREYHECGYTLLGGLVDNWPSCLSRDGVHPSRFGNKVLADFLYQGACTLSIHLERSRIQQSYKETQAPSS